CGGTGAGCCGTGTTTGGCATGACATTACTTATGGCAACCTCCATCGCCCTGTTTTGATCTGCAGTTCATTCATACTAAACTCATTAGTCTTATTTGGACTAACTGTTATACGGATTAGTTCTAAATTACACTAATAAATTTGCATCCAATCTTACCGGTAAGTATTGTTTGTGGCGCCCTCCCCCCCATTATCCTAACAAACTCTGAGAAGACCCACTCAAATGTTTCCTCTGTCTCATGCCGAACTAGCACACCAGCTAGTATGATACTCTGGAAATGGTTGTTCACTCCAACAAATAACCCAAATGGCATGTCATACAGGTTGGTCCTATAGGTTGTGTCAAATGTAATGACATCCCCAAAGAAGTTGTACTGGAGCCTACTGTTCCCTGTAGCCCACATCAAGTTGCTGATCCTGCCCTCTTTGTCCGCCTGAACTCGATACGTGAATTGTGGATCCTTTGAGCACAGATCATGAAACACTTCCATTGTTTTCCTAACATCATCTTCTGCTTGCTCCCGGCTTATCTTGCCACACAAATTCCGCAGAGCTCTTTTGGTAAATGGCACATTCTCCATCTTTCCAAAAAAGCTGCCAATAATGTTGTAGACTTTTGACAAATTGACATTgttctgcctcaactgcttcactAAATCCTTGCTGTAAACGTCAATATGCTTGTGTGACGGCCAGTGTATTGTCTGGCCATATGTTTGTGACAATGCATGGTTGTGTCCATCTCGATGCTCTGCTATGTACCATCCATTGTCTTTTGTTCTCAGTAGTCTGATGAGGGATGGGCATTCACACCGGCACGAACGAGTATTCTCAATGATTGGCTTCCCCTGACGAAACAATTAAACTAGTCAGCCTCTGTCAAGTGCGCTTCAAGTAATATGTAACTTATTTGATGCCACATATAATTCCACTCACTAAGATACCAGGCATAAGCAGCAAATATACAGTATTTTAAGTCTGCAAAAATTCATATTCAAGTAACACGAATTTAAACCGTGGACCGCAGATGAGCTTACACTCTATACCGCACCCAAACGAGATACATGATGAACATGTACGGTACATATTGAGACAATTTAGAGAAGACATTTCAATACGATGTAACTGTTTCAACAGATAATAGATACGCATACATGGTCACCTTGAAATAGGAAACAATTCAGTAGTACGAAATGGAAACAATATCTTATTTAATTTCCACACCATATATGTGTCCTAGCATTAAATATTGTTAATATATGTTTGGTCTATCTTTCCTCTTACCGCGCATCCACACACGATCTCTTGCATACACTTGCTCCTGTTCACGTTCAGCCTACTCTTTCCGTAGCGAATTCCAAACCCTTTCTCCCATGAGTATAAATTGTAAAAGTCGTATGCTTCTACGAGGGTGTCAAAACTTGTTCCAATCTTTGGCACCATAACTATGTCTCTTGGATGATCCGCAAACTCTCTAACGGTTTGCTCCAGCGCCGTGATCCTGTCCGCACAAGGAGGCCTTCCTGGAGCAGCAGCACCTACACGCATCCTGCCAATTCATATCACGAACAATAATAAGGCACGGGTCACCAAGAGAATATCAGCACCTCTGAGCCAAATGGTCCACAGTTACAGTCAGTTCAATCAGTTAGAGAATATCAACACCGCTGAGCCAGATGGTGGGCATTTACAGCCAATTCACTTGAATTTTCATAATCCATCATCTTCAGAGTGCTCACCGGCGCAGATTAAAATCCTATGTTCTTTTAAACAGACAATCTGATTCAATCATATATTGTAAATCAACCATTCTATCATGTCTTTACCATACCCAAAACGGAAATTCTTATATATATTTTTTCCAACGTATTTTCAAACAATTGCATATTGGTACTACTAAATTCTCATGAAATTTATAGGCTAGGGCGTTCACTACCTTTGCGTCCATCCTGGTGTCTTCGGGTCCAACTGCTCTATTGAGTGCTCGGACCCCTGAGCCTTATCCCCGCAGGATGCTGCCGGCCGATAGATCTGGGCGTCCGCACTTGAACCGGCCGGAGCAGGAGCAGGAATCTCCGCCGGCGCGGCCACAGGGAACCGCACGGGCTCCATTGTCCCGTTATTTTCATTGACCTCCTCAAGCAGAGTTCTAATCATTCCACACAAATTCATCACGCGCAGAGTATAGATCAGTCAGCCAAAAAATCAGCGCAGAAACATGGTAAAAAATAGCTCACGTCGCAGATCTGTACCTGTTTATTGGCCGCAGCAAGAATTCCATGGTCGGCGGAACCCCTGCGAGATCGCCGGGCCGCCCACTCGCCGTCGCCGGAGTCAATTACTCCCCACTCTCTCAGCCTCACCCCCCACAGGGAAAAGATACAAATCCAACTTCACTTTCTTATCCACCGACTTGCACAACCATTGCATTTACTGCGTGCACTGCCGGCGCTTCCGTCAGCCACTGTACCTGTTCCACGGATCAGGACCCCGCCGACAACGTCGAGCCACGGCTCATCCATGGACAGTCGACGGCATTCATCCCAGGCCCATCTGTCGGGTGTGTATAGTTCAGTATATATTCACTTCCCGTGCTCCCCATGGAACTGCCAACAGGCTCAGTAATTAAATGTATCGAATCTCATAGCAATTCTCGACGAACCTGATACCGAGCTCCTGTGCACTCGCCATCACATACTCCGCGTCCAGAACAACCCGTTTCCCTTCCAGGCGAAGCGGCCGGGCGGTTTCTTGAGGCGATCCAGCCACAGCGCCACAACGCCGGAGATCGAAGACGCCGGCGACAGCCCACCCCCACCGCCTCCCCCTtcccatcctgatccgcaaggtcTGTGTTGTGCTCGTTCTCTCCCGTACACATTTCCCTTGTTTCATCTATATGGGGTCATGCATATGTCTACGAATCATCTAGAACTCGGCTCGCGCTGGATCTTTGGGTGCCCTGAATTAGAATGTATTGATCCGGTTAGGCTTTGATTTTCCTCAGAAATTGGCGCTCCATGCATGAAATGATCTTATAAAAATATCATCAACGTATCGGTCTCACGGTATAAATAATTGTCACCTCTTTTAACCTCATGTTCTTATAAATGATGGGCTTCGTTAAAAGTGTCTACTGTTGTGAGACATTTGCTAAACAGTACAGGTCTTATTATCTGATAACAAACGGCCTGAACTTCGGCATCCCGCAAGAGTGTAGTCGAATCAAATTCCTTATTTTTGCTACTGTATAAGAAGTTTCTTCATGCATAGGCCTGTTTTAGCCCCCTGAGGAAATACCAATTGTTCTTGCATGCTATATGTCTCTTTATTTTATCATATCCTTGAAATGGTTCATCGGTTCTGATATTAGGCCCTGAATTTGGTATGTGATGCAGAAAAGTTCCCATCATGCAGAGCCCCAGCAAAATGTCAGTGGTTTCTACTTCAATTAGCCCTGTTGTGTCTGGATTACAAGGTTGGGCCGATCTTCCGGATGGCCCCCTTTACTCCATTGTTGCTCTGTTGGGATCCTCCATTGACATTCTTGCTTTTGCTGCAACCTGCCACTCTTGGCGTGCAGCATTCTCCTCCTACCGATCTGCATCTAACTTATGCACATTAATCCCACCTCTTCTTATCCGACCCGCTGGTCCTAACCAAGGTTCTTCTCTTCCTTCCATTTTTTCTGAAAAATGTTCTTCTGTTCCTGAGAATTCTCGATACATGCTACGCATACGTAAAGTCATTGATGTAGCTAGCAACAATAGCGCCATTCGCTGCCAGATTCCTCAAGAAACTTTTGAGAACATGCACTTTGCTGGCTCTTCACATGGCCATCTCATCTGCTGCTACCGTGGAGATTGTCTTGTTGTCGATGTGTTCACCGGGGCCATGGTTTCGCCTCCACGTCTCCCTTTCAGCAACAGCTACTATGGTGGCACTCTCACTGCTCCACTTACATCTCCCAACTCACATCTCCTTGTAAGCACTCAATCCTCCCTGTTTGATTGGCCCGTTGGAAGTGACTCTTGGCAGGAACTCCAACTTCCTCATGGATGGATATTTCAGATCGTGCAGTTCAACGGTCAGTTCATCGCCATGGACCACGATATGGGGATCTATACTTTGCGGTTGGCCCCTCGGTTAGGCCTGCGGGAGATATCAATCGAGTGGTGCAGCGAGATAGAGCCAGAATCTTTTGTGCAGGCATGGCTTGTGGTCTGTGGAGACAATCTCCTCATAGTCGACCACTTTGTGCACCTATCGTCCGAAGATCCTGTGTGCCACCGCCTCGACATGTCGACCGAGCCCGCGAAGTGGGTGAAGGTGAAGACGTTGGACAACTGGGCGATCTTCGTCGGGGGAGATGAGCGGAGCCCTCCGTTTGCTTGCGTGCGCCCGGAGCGGTG
The Aegilops tauschii subsp. strangulata cultivar AL8/78 chromosome 3, Aet v6.0, whole genome shotgun sequence genome window above contains:
- the LOC109776773 gene encoding uncharacterized protein, which encodes MQSPSKMSVVSTSISPVVSGLQGWADLPDGPLYSIVALLGSSIDILAFAATCHSWRAAFSSYRSASNLCTLIPPLLIRPAGPNQGSSLPSIFSEKCSSVPENSRYMLRIRKVIDVASNNSAIRCQIPQETFENMHFAGSSHGHLICCYRGDCLVVDVFTGAMVSPPRLPFSNSYYGGTLTAPLTSPNSHLLVSTQSSLFDWPVGSDSWQELQLPHGWIFQIVQFNGQFIAMDHDMGIYTLRLAPRLGLREISIEWCSEIEPESFVQAWLVVCGDNLLIVDHFVHLSSEDPVCHRLDMSTEPAKWVKVKTLDNWAIFVGGDERSPPFACVRPERWGGTSNNLYYAHHSQPWSVH